The Streptomyces seoulensis genome contains a region encoding:
- a CDS encoding sporulation protein: MAFKKLLASLGAGGASVETVLTEVNVVPGGVVQGEVRIQGGSVNQNIEGLSVGLQARVEVEGGDQEYKQDVEFTKVRLGGAFELQAGAVHAVPFGLEIPWETPVTVIDGQELRGMHIGVTTELQIARAVDSSDLDPIHVHPLPAQKALLDAFIQLGFRFKNADMERGHIRGTRQQLPFYQEIEFYPPSQYRGLNQVEVSFVADENAMDVVLEMDKKPGLFSEGSDTFRSFQVGLHDFHTTDWAAYLNQWLSEVGSKRNWF, from the coding sequence ATGGCGTTCAAGAAGCTGCTCGCGAGCCTGGGGGCCGGGGGCGCCTCCGTCGAGACCGTGCTGACCGAGGTCAACGTGGTGCCCGGCGGTGTCGTCCAGGGTGAGGTCCGTATCCAGGGCGGCTCGGTCAACCAGAACATCGAGGGCCTGTCCGTAGGCCTGCAGGCCAGGGTCGAGGTGGAGGGCGGCGACCAGGAGTACAAGCAGGACGTCGAGTTCACCAAGGTGCGGCTCGGCGGCGCCTTCGAGCTCCAGGCCGGCGCGGTGCACGCGGTGCCGTTCGGGCTGGAGATCCCCTGGGAGACGCCCGTCACGGTGATCGACGGGCAGGAGCTGCGCGGGATGCACATCGGGGTGACGACCGAGCTGCAGATCGCCCGCGCGGTGGACTCCTCCGACCTGGACCCGATCCACGTGCACCCGCTGCCGGCGCAGAAGGCCTTGCTGGACGCCTTCATCCAGCTCGGCTTCCGCTTCAAGAACGCGGACATGGAGCGCGGCCACATCCGGGGCACCCGGCAGCAGCTCCCGTTCTACCAGGAGATCGAGTTCTACCCGCCGTCGCAGTACCGGGGCCTGAACCAGGTCGAGGTCAGCTTCGTGGCCGACGAGAACGCGATGGACGTCGTGCTGGAGATGGACAAGAAGCCGGGGCTGTTCAGCGAGGGCTCGGACACCTTCCGCTCCTTCCAGGTGGGCCTGCACGACTTCCAC
- a CDS encoding DNA-3-methyladenine glycosylase, whose amino-acid sequence MITPPDRTPLPREFFDRPVLEVAPDLLGRLLIRTTPDGPTVLRLTEVEAYDGPNDPGSHAYRGRTPRNEVMFGPPGHVYVYFTYGMWHCMNLVCGPEGTASGVLLRAGEIVEGAELARERRLSARNDKELAKGPARLATALDVDRALDGTDACTPGETPLRILAGTPVPSEQVRSGPRTGVAGDGGVHPWRFWVADDPTVSPYRPHVPRRRSR is encoded by the coding sequence ATGATCACGCCCCCGGACCGTACGCCACTGCCGCGGGAGTTCTTCGACCGTCCCGTACTGGAGGTCGCCCCCGACCTCCTCGGCCGCCTCCTGATCCGCACGACCCCCGACGGTCCGACAGTCCTCCGCCTCACGGAGGTGGAGGCGTACGACGGCCCGAACGACCCCGGCTCGCACGCCTACCGCGGCCGCACCCCCCGCAACGAGGTGATGTTCGGTCCGCCCGGACATGTGTACGTCTACTTCACCTACGGCATGTGGCACTGCATGAACCTCGTCTGCGGCCCCGAGGGCACGGCGAGCGGTGTCCTGCTCCGTGCGGGCGAGATCGTCGAGGGCGCCGAGCTCGCCCGAGAACGCCGGCTTTCGGCCCGCAATGACAAGGAACTGGCCAAGGGCCCGGCCCGGCTGGCGACCGCCCTGGACGTCGACCGCGCGCTCGACGGCACGGACGCCTGCACCCCGGGGGAGACCCCGCTGCGCATCCTCGCGGGCACGCCCGTCCCGTCCGAGCAGGTACGCAGTGGACCGAGGACCGGAGTGGCCGGCGACGGGGGAGTCCACCCCTGGCGCTTCTGGGTCGCCGACGACCCCACCGTGAGTCCCTACCGGCCCCACGTACCGAGACGCAGGTCACGTTGA
- a CDS encoding DUF1015 domain-containing protein, whose protein sequence is MNIAGHSEATAPRGLELTPFRGLRYDPERVGSLASVTSPPYDVVVRPDGLHHLQDADPYNIVRLILPQADTPGVRNEQAADTLRRWLAEGVLAPDPAPALYVYEQRDVDGLVQRGVIGALRVSEPEEGVVLPHEDVMTPVVADRAALMRATRANLEPLLLTYRGDGATSEVVERTAKLPPLLTTTTEDGVRHRLWGLTDPAELALVRADLAHHQALIADGHHRWATYRLLRAEQPSPGPWDLGLVLLVDTARYPLRVRAIHRLLHGLPVADALAAVGDLFRVRHLAGPLAEALAELAEAAAEGNAFLLAGDGAFYLLDRPDPALLARAVPAGHPAAWRSLDATVLHSVLLEHVWHIPEDSPAHIAYIHDTAATVAKAERDGGTAVLLHPVREEVVRELARQGVTMPRKSTSFGPKPASGLVLRVVDI, encoded by the coding sequence ATGAACATCGCAGGTCACTCGGAAGCAACGGCGCCCCGAGGTCTGGAACTCACCCCGTTCCGCGGCCTTCGTTACGACCCCGAACGGGTCGGCAGTCTGGCCTCCGTCACCTCCCCGCCGTACGACGTGGTCGTGCGCCCCGACGGCCTGCACCACCTTCAGGACGCCGACCCGTACAACATCGTCCGGCTGATCCTCCCCCAGGCCGACACGCCCGGTGTCCGCAACGAACAGGCCGCCGACACCCTGCGCCGCTGGCTCGCCGAGGGCGTCCTCGCCCCCGACCCCGCCCCCGCCCTGTACGTGTACGAGCAGCGGGACGTCGACGGCCTGGTCCAGCGCGGGGTCATCGGCGCCCTGCGGGTCTCGGAGCCGGAGGAGGGGGTCGTCCTCCCCCACGAGGACGTGATGACGCCGGTGGTCGCCGACCGCGCGGCCCTGATGCGCGCCACCCGCGCCAACCTGGAACCCCTGCTGCTGACCTACCGCGGCGACGGCGCCACGAGCGAGGTCGTCGAGCGCACCGCGAAGCTCCCGCCCCTGCTGACGACGACCACCGAGGACGGCGTACGCCACCGCCTCTGGGGGCTCACCGACCCGGCCGAGCTGGCCCTGGTGCGGGCCGACCTCGCCCACCACCAGGCCCTCATCGCCGACGGCCACCACCGCTGGGCCACCTACCGCCTGCTGCGCGCGGAGCAGCCCTCCCCCGGCCCGTGGGACCTGGGCCTGGTCCTGCTGGTCGACACCGCCCGCTATCCGCTGCGGGTGCGCGCCATCCACCGTCTGCTGCACGGCCTGCCGGTGGCGGACGCCCTGGCCGCCGTGGGCGACCTGTTCCGGGTACGGCATCTCGCGGGACCGCTGGCCGAGGCGCTGGCGGAACTCGCGGAGGCCGCCGCCGAGGGCAACGCCTTCCTGCTGGCCGGCGACGGCGCCTTCTATCTGCTGGACCGCCCGGACCCGGCCCTTCTGGCCCGCGCGGTCCCGGCCGGCCACCCGGCGGCCTGGCGTTCCCTGGACGCGACGGTCCTGCACAGCGTGCTCCTGGAACACGTCTGGCACATCCCCGAGGACTCCCCCGCGCACATCGCCTACATCCACGACACGGCGGCCACGGTCGCCAAGGCGGAACGCGACGGCGGCACGGCCGTGCTGCTGCACCCGGTGCGCGAGGAGGTCGTGCGCGAGCTGGCCCGCCAGGGCGTGACGATGCCCCGCAAGTCCACGTCCTTCGGCCCGAAGCCGGCGTCGGGGCTGGTGCTGCGGGTGGTGGACATCTGA
- a CDS encoding HAD hydrolase-like protein — translation MSRSVRTSPEGSERPLNEAYDTALLDLDGVVYAGGEAIAHAVDSLADARAEGMHLAYVTNNALRTPDTVAGHLTELGIPTDADDVITSAQAVARLISEQVPAGARVLVIGGEGLRVALRERGLTPVESADDDPAAVVQGYGGPELAWGRFAEASYAVARGVPWFASNTDLTIPSGRGIAPGNGAAVQVVRIATGAEPQVAGKPLPPMHKETILRTGAKRPLVVGDRLDTDIEGAFNGEVDSLLVLTGVTDGAQLLAAPPQHRPTYVDADLRGLLTGQPEVAREGDGFGCGGWTATAGSDRLELSGEGAALDGLRALCAAAWTAAGDGSCALDAEKALARLGL, via the coding sequence ATGAGCCGGAGCGTCAGGACGAGCCCCGAGGGCAGCGAGCGGCCCCTGAACGAGGCGTACGACACGGCGCTGCTCGACCTGGACGGGGTGGTGTACGCGGGCGGTGAGGCCATCGCGCACGCCGTCGACTCGCTGGCCGACGCACGCGCCGAGGGGATGCACCTGGCGTACGTCACCAACAACGCGCTGCGCACCCCCGACACCGTGGCCGGGCACCTCACCGAGCTGGGTATACCCACGGACGCCGATGACGTGATCACCTCCGCGCAGGCGGTGGCCCGGCTGATCAGCGAGCAGGTGCCCGCCGGGGCGCGGGTGCTGGTGATCGGCGGCGAGGGGCTGCGGGTGGCGCTGCGCGAGCGCGGGCTGACCCCGGTGGAGTCGGCCGACGACGACCCGGCCGCCGTCGTGCAGGGGTACGGCGGGCCCGAGCTGGCGTGGGGGCGGTTCGCGGAGGCGTCGTACGCGGTGGCGCGCGGGGTGCCGTGGTTCGCGTCCAACACCGATCTGACCATTCCCAGCGGCCGGGGCATCGCGCCGGGCAACGGCGCGGCCGTGCAGGTGGTGCGGATCGCCACCGGTGCCGAGCCGCAGGTGGCGGGCAAGCCGCTGCCCCCGATGCACAAGGAGACCATCCTGCGCACCGGCGCGAAGCGGCCGCTGGTGGTCGGGGACCGGCTGGACACCGACATCGAGGGTGCCTTCAACGGCGAGGTCGACTCCCTGCTGGTGCTGACCGGTGTCACCGACGGCGCCCAGTTGCTCGCCGCGCCGCCGCAGCACCGGCCGACCTATGTCGACGCGGATCTGCGGGGCCTGCTCACCGGTCAGCCGGAGGTGGCGCGGGAGGGCGACGGCTTCGGCTGCGGGGGCTGGACCGCCACGGCCGGTTCCGACCGGCTGGAGCTGTCGGGCGAGGGGGCCGCGCTGGACGGGCTGCGGGCGCTGTGCGCGGCTGCCTGGACGGCAGCCGGCGACGGCTCCTGCGCGCTGGACGCGGAAAAGGCGTTGGCCAGGCTGGGTCTTTGA
- a CDS encoding FecCD family ABC transporter permease: MLVESPPEQRAATVPAPPKRRLVRALGLLLAVVLLAFVAMASIGVGAKSLAPDLIWHGLFHDTGTYADIVVADRISRTVLGLLAGAAFGLSGSVLQALTRNPLADPGLLGINAGASAAVVTAITFFGVTSLSGYVWFAFAGAAAVGALVWFLGGSRGATPVRLALAGTAIAAALYGYLQAVMILDDEALSRMRFWTVGSLDSADDRTIVQVLPFLVAGMVLSLALARPLNAMEMGDDTARALGAHLNRTRALAMLAATVLCGAATAACGPIMFVGLMVPHVVRSFTGPDLRWILPYAAVLSPVLLLGADIIGRLVARPAEIQVGIITALIGGPVFIFLVRRRRTAQL; encoded by the coding sequence GTGTTGGTCGAGAGTCCTCCGGAACAGCGCGCGGCAACCGTCCCCGCGCCCCCGAAACGACGGCTGGTGCGTGCCCTCGGGCTGCTCCTCGCCGTCGTGCTCCTGGCGTTCGTCGCCATGGCGAGTATCGGCGTCGGCGCCAAATCGCTGGCGCCGGACCTGATCTGGCACGGCTTGTTCCACGACACCGGGACCTACGCCGACATCGTCGTGGCCGACCGGATCTCCCGGACCGTCCTCGGTCTGCTGGCCGGGGCCGCGTTCGGGCTGTCCGGCTCGGTGCTCCAGGCGCTCACCCGCAATCCGCTGGCCGACCCCGGTCTGCTCGGCATCAACGCGGGCGCCTCCGCCGCCGTCGTCACGGCCATCACCTTCTTCGGCGTGACCTCGCTGAGCGGGTACGTGTGGTTCGCGTTCGCCGGGGCGGCGGCCGTGGGCGCGCTGGTGTGGTTCCTCGGCGGCAGCCGGGGCGCGACCCCGGTACGGCTCGCGCTGGCCGGTACGGCGATCGCCGCCGCGCTGTACGGATACCTCCAGGCCGTGATGATCCTGGACGACGAGGCGCTGTCCCGGATGCGCTTCTGGACGGTCGGCTCGCTGGACTCCGCCGACGACCGGACCATCGTCCAGGTGCTGCCGTTCCTCGTGGCCGGCATGGTCCTCTCGCTCGCCCTGGCCCGGCCGCTGAACGCGATGGAGATGGGCGACGACACCGCCCGCGCGCTCGGCGCCCATCTGAACCGCACCCGCGCGCTGGCCATGCTGGCCGCGACCGTGCTGTGCGGCGCCGCCACCGCCGCCTGCGGCCCGATCATGTTCGTCGGCCTGATGGTGCCGCACGTCGTGCGCTCCTTCACCGGGCCCGACCTGCGCTGGATCCTCCCGTACGCCGCCGTGCTGTCGCCCGTGCTGCTGCTCGGCGCCGACATCATCGGCCGGCTCGTGGCCCGGCCCGCCGAGATCCAGGTCGGCATCATCACCGCGCTCATCGGCGGCCCGGTCTTCATCTTTCTCGTACGACGGCGGAGGACGGCGCAACTGTGA
- a CDS encoding FecCD family ABC transporter permease: MKTLSRSRAVRTPGGLSLRLDPRSLVVVALLLVAVLAAGVALIGTGDAHIPAADVLRALVGDGSPSQDFIVNELRLPRLLVGLLVGASLGLGGALFQSISRNPLGSPDVLGLSQGSTAGALVMIVLFSGSATAVTVGALVGGLVTGIGIYLLAWKQGVHGYRLVLVGIGVSAVLTAVNGYLITKADMVDAARAVVWMTGSLSGRDWTQVWPLLILCAVLVPLVLANGRGLRMLEMGDDVAHALGVRVHRVRLVLMVCAVLLTAAATAAAGPVGFVALTAPQLARRLTRSPGPNLVPSLCMGAALLVTADWISQRAFGADQLPVGVVTGVVGGAYLLWLLVTERRAGRV; encoded by the coding sequence GTGAAGACACTCTCCCGGAGCCGTGCGGTACGCACCCCCGGCGGGCTCTCGCTGCGCCTGGACCCGCGCTCCCTCGTCGTCGTCGCCCTCCTGCTGGTCGCCGTGCTCGCCGCGGGCGTGGCGCTGATCGGCACCGGCGACGCCCACATACCCGCGGCCGACGTGCTGCGCGCCCTCGTGGGCGACGGCAGCCCGTCCCAGGACTTCATCGTCAACGAGCTCAGGCTGCCCCGGCTGCTGGTCGGGCTGCTGGTCGGCGCGTCGCTGGGGCTCGGCGGGGCGCTGTTCCAGTCGATCTCGCGCAACCCGCTCGGCAGCCCCGACGTGCTCGGCCTCTCCCAGGGGTCGACCGCGGGCGCCCTGGTGATGATCGTGCTGTTCTCCGGCAGCGCCACCGCCGTGACCGTCGGTGCGCTGGTCGGCGGCCTGGTCACGGGCATCGGCATCTACCTGCTCGCCTGGAAGCAGGGGGTGCACGGCTACCGGCTCGTCCTGGTCGGCATCGGCGTCTCCGCCGTCCTCACCGCGGTCAACGGCTATCTGATCACCAAGGCCGACATGGTGGACGCGGCCCGCGCGGTGGTGTGGATGACCGGGTCCCTCAGCGGCCGGGACTGGACCCAGGTCTGGCCGCTGCTGATCCTGTGCGCCGTCCTCGTCCCGCTGGTCCTCGCCAACGGCCGGGGCCTCAGGATGCTGGAGATGGGCGACGACGTGGCCCACGCCCTCGGCGTGCGGGTGCACCGGGTACGGCTGGTGCTGATGGTGTGCGCCGTACTGCTCACCGCCGCCGCCACCGCTGCCGCGGGCCCCGTCGGCTTCGTCGCCCTCACCGCGCCGCAGCTCGCCCGGCGGCTGACCCGCTCGCCGGGGCCCAACCTCGTACCGTCCCTGTGCATGGGCGCGGCCCTGCTGGTGACCGCCGACTGGATCAGCCAGCGCGCCTTCGGCGCCGACCAGTTGCCGGTCGGCGTGGTCACCGGTGTCGTCGGCGGCGCCTACCTGCTGTGGCTGCTGGTCACCGAGCGCCGGGCGGGCCGGGTATGA